A section of the bacterium genome encodes:
- a CDS encoding M48 family metallopeptidase — protein sequence MSQKQPNEFVNYSQEHPLKGVVKMLFSVVFIMIVAFVMLSMFFQWLVPHISFKTEKKWFSKTSVMYQVKKPVEKENSYYQDINKLVQAMAVQAGFEKNDIEVYLSCNELNNAFAYPGGKLIFNKGLLATINSENELAMIVGHELGHVIHRDHLKGLGIGLSMGVFAMLIPKDLSVMVTEKMHQWLMLKYNRDQESKADILGLKLLYKHYGHVNGADDFFKKMANKETKVLNHYKKDWFSTHPLSNKRLATLDHHIKQHSWPKESLKPYKKDYWDDLCRSEKDKKQ from the coding sequence ATGTCGCAAAAACAACCCAATGAATTTGTCAATTATAGTCAAGAGCATCCCTTAAAGGGGGTTGTTAAAATGTTGTTCAGTGTAGTGTTTATTATGATCGTAGCTTTTGTCATGCTATCGATGTTTTTTCAATGGTTGGTGCCCCATATAAGTTTTAAGACAGAAAAAAAATGGTTTTCAAAAACATCGGTGATGTATCAGGTTAAAAAACCAGTAGAAAAAGAGAATTCATACTATCAAGATATAAATAAGTTAGTGCAAGCTATGGCAGTTCAGGCGGGCTTTGAAAAAAATGATATTGAGGTTTATCTTAGCTGCAATGAACTGAACAATGCCTTTGCTTATCCAGGAGGAAAACTTATTTTTAATAAAGGTTTATTGGCAACCATAAACAGTGAAAATGAGTTGGCTATGATTGTTGGTCATGAGTTGGGACATGTTATTCATAGAGATCACTTAAAAGGTTTGGGCATTGGCTTATCAATGGGGGTTTTTGCAATGCTTATACCCAAGGACTTGAGTGTTATGGTCACTGAAAAAATGCACCAATGGTTAATGCTAAAGTACAATAGAGATCAGGAAAGTAAAGCAGATATTTTAGGACTTAAGCTTCTGTACAAACATTATGGTCATGTCAATGGAGCGGATGATTTCTTTAAAAAGATGGCCAATAAAGAAACTAAAGTATTGAATCATTATAAGAAAGACTGGTTCTCTACACACCCATTATCCAATAAACGCCTTGCTACCCTTGACCATCATATAAAACAACATAGTTGGCCCAAGGAAAGTCTAAAGCCTTATAAAAAAGACTATTGGGATGATTTGTGTCGCAGCGAAAAAGACAAAAAACAGTAA
- a CDS encoding leucyl aminopeptidase produces MKNLMDTYKIKFTNSSGYKNIIVGIDNNFTLKDGSVALEAAVKSRIDTFLSANSQDKEKKVLNFSLYENGIEQVYLVNVDEKDNATLIERFAAIGQKIRSAKTADIALYAWKDSASNGTLLPAIEGFLLGTYVFKGYKKEKGYQVDFSGLDIVLADAEQTSELTTELDEIKALVSGTFLTRDLVNEPANIINPSGMERVAHDLAQSGEWKIDVLDQQAIIKKGMNLLNSVGMGSVEKPRLVHLSYRPQGAKKTIAIVGKGVTYDTGGYSLKPQNAMYGMKSDMGGAGTCYGVVSAIAKAGIKVNIDVYTPLVENMVSDRATKPGDVFVGYNGRSVEIENTDAEGRLILADALSYAAEQKPDCILDMATLTGAIVIALGDEIFAAFTKEEEIFKGLDAAAKLSAEKVWRMPLEESYKKGLKSDVADCKNVGGRAGGAITAALFLSEFVGDVPWCHLDIAPTAFSDSNSALLPKGGTGNPVRSIYRWLKSQQS; encoded by the coding sequence ATGAAAAATTTGATGGATACATATAAGATTAAGTTTACAAATAGTAGTGGGTATAAAAATATTATTGTAGGTATAGATAATAACTTTACCTTAAAAGATGGTTCTGTAGCTTTAGAAGCAGCAGTAAAATCTAGAATTGACACTTTTTTAAGTGCCAACAGTCAGGATAAAGAGAAAAAGGTATTAAACTTTTCTCTTTATGAAAACGGTATTGAACAGGTTTATTTGGTTAATGTTGATGAAAAAGATAACGCAACATTGATTGAACGTTTTGCGGCGATAGGCCAAAAAATTAGATCTGCCAAAACTGCAGATATTGCCTTGTATGCATGGAAAGATTCGGCATCAAACGGTACATTATTGCCAGCAATTGAAGGCTTTCTATTGGGGACTTATGTTTTCAAAGGCTATAAAAAAGAAAAAGGCTACCAAGTTGATTTTTCTGGTTTAGATATTGTTCTTGCTGATGCAGAGCAGACCTCAGAGTTAACAACTGAGCTTGATGAGATCAAAGCATTGGTATCGGGAACATTTTTAACCAGAGATCTTGTCAATGAGCCGGCAAATATCATTAATCCTTCTGGTATGGAAAGAGTAGCCCATGATTTGGCGCAATCCGGTGAATGGAAAATTGATGTTTTAGATCAGCAAGCCATTATTAAAAAAGGTATGAACTTATTGAATTCAGTGGGTATGGGAAGTGTTGAAAAACCAAGGTTGGTTCATTTGTCTTATAGGCCACAAGGAGCAAAAAAAACCATTGCAATTGTCGGCAAGGGCGTAACTTATGATACTGGTGGCTATTCGCTTAAGCCACAAAATGCCATGTACGGCATGAAGTCCGATATGGGTGGTGCTGGTACATGCTATGGTGTGGTGAGCGCTATAGCAAAAGCCGGTATAAAAGTTAATATTGATGTCTATACACCTTTAGTTGAAAATATGGTGAGTGACAGAGCAACAAAACCTGGTGATGTTTTTGTTGGCTACAATGGAAGAAGTGTAGAAATTGAAAATACAGATGCTGAAGGTCGCCTCATTCTAGCGGATGCCTTATCATATGCTGCAGAGCAAAAACCAGACTGTATTTTAGATATGGCCACGTTAACAGGTGCCATTGTTATTGCTTTAGGCGATGAAATTTTTGCTGCGTTTACAAAAGAAGAAGAAATTTTTAAAGGGCTTGATGCTGCAGCAAAATTATCAGCAGAAAAAGTATGGAGAATGCCTTTAGAAGAGTCTTATAAAAAAGGACTTAAGAGTGATGTGGCGGACTGTAAAAATGTAGGCGGTAGAGCTGGAGGAGCCATAACAGCGGCTTTGTTTTTATCAGAATTTGTTGGTGATGTTCCATGGTGTCATTTAGATATTGCTCCAACAGCATTCAGTGACTCAAATTCAGCTTTATTACCTAAAGGTGGAACAGGCAACCCAGTTAGAAGTATTTATAGATGGCTTAAAAGTCAACAGTCATAA
- a CDS encoding YbjQ family protein, translated as MILSNLESIPNKQVTEHLGVVSGSTVRAKHAGRDLLAGLKNVFGGELTAYTELLTESREEAIQRMIAQAQSLGADAVVNIRFSTSSVTAGAAELYVYGTAVKLA; from the coding sequence ATGATTTTAAGTAATTTAGAAAGTATTCCTAATAAACAAGTAACAGAACATCTTGGAGTGGTCTCAGGCAGTACAGTTAGAGCAAAGCATGCGGGTAGAGATCTGTTGGCAGGCTTAAAAAATGTATTTGGAGGCGAACTAACGGCCTATACAGAGCTTTTAACGGAGTCCAGAGAAGAAGCAATTCAGCGAATGATTGCGCAAGCACAAAGCCTGGGTGCCGATGCTGTTGTGAATATCAGGTTTTCTACCTCTTCTGTAACAGCCGGCGCAGCTGAGTTGTATGTTTATGGTACAGCAGTCAAGTTAGCGTAA
- a CDS encoding acylphosphatase, with protein MARRFCAIVQGKVQAVFFRVNTKKQASQLQIQGFVTNLPNGDVKIDAQGSLQNLNKLLQWSQHGPPQARVDKIFVTWEQTTHYSDSGFNIIQ; from the coding sequence TTGGCTAGGCGATTTTGTGCCATTGTACAGGGAAAGGTTCAAGCAGTTTTTTTCAGGGTAAACACCAAAAAACAGGCTTCTCAACTTCAAATTCAAGGATTCGTAACCAACCTTCCCAATGGTGATGTCAAAATTGATGCGCAAGGCTCATTGCAAAATTTAAATAAATTACTGCAATGGTCGCAGCATGGCCCGCCTCAAGCTAGGGTAGATAAAATTTTTGTGACATGGGAACAAACAACACACTATTCAGACTCAGGTTTTAATATCATCCAATAA
- a CDS encoding YbjQ family protein, with protein MIELVFLVVPLILGFFIGNAIEKKHYASIRLREQRLSNIHMFTTKTLSVVDESQEYACVLVEGHVVIAIDAFKKLSSALSSFFGGRVKAYESIIDRARREATLRMKEKADTLNADKIMNVRIITSTVGQQQGEKGTGAAEAIAYGTALVKLK; from the coding sequence ATGATCGAACTTGTCTTTTTAGTTGTTCCTCTGATTCTAGGTTTTTTTATTGGTAATGCGATTGAAAAAAAACATTATGCATCCATCCGCTTAAGAGAACAACGTCTGTCAAATATCCATATGTTTACAACAAAAACGCTCAGTGTTGTAGATGAGAGCCAGGAATATGCATGCGTGTTGGTTGAGGGACATGTTGTGATTGCTATTGATGCGTTTAAAAAACTTAGTAGCGCGTTGAGCAGTTTTTTTGGTGGAAGAGTTAAAGCTTATGAAAGCATTATTGATCGAGCCCGACGTGAAGCCACATTACGTATGAAGGAAAAAGCTGACACACTTAATGCTGATAAAATTATGAATGTTCGGATCATTACATCCACTGTTGGCCAACAACAAGGTGAAAAGGGTACAGGTGCAGCTGAAGCTATTGCTTACGGTACGGCGCTTGTAAAACTAAAGTAA
- a CDS encoding Rne/Rng family ribonuclease, with protein sequence MIKSKLLVNSTPQEVRVGVVENNKLAEVYIERMNQQGVVGNIYKGKVTRVLPGMQAAFVDIGLERAAFLYVSDILNELGDAFDAREIQEARRKHKNDKKIEHVLTQGQDVMVQVAKDPISTKGARLTSHVSLPGRNLVYMPTVNHVGVSRKIDHEKERKRLRSVIEETQTLEGGFIIRTAASGQSDESIASDVEYLEKQWKTILRKNKQAKSPALIHEDLDLVERLVRDFFTQDVEEIIVDNKTDYKKIIDFMGPSLKDRGQDVVHLYKDSKPLFEHYKLEEPLNKALGKKVWLKSGGYLIIEQTEALISVDVNTGRFVGSKSLEETVLQTNLEAVDEIVSQLRLRNLGGLIILDIIDMDRRSNREKVYKRLEDNLADDKAKTNVLQISELGLVEMTRKRTRESLVRSLCEPCSNCNGNGYHKSPTTIAYELLRKLEHVIVERNSYENVELCVHPSIGNILKHEQYSFIQHIENKTGRKIVIKEQNNVHIETYTINFTGHGIKSSTSSKRDKTSEAQSDASSPKTTIIVNEKQENSSQTKEEIKKPAKKAKLAQKASTDSAKTSKEKSKPKKSSSEKTRAEKISPESSDQSKKQDSETNTEKEAKPQTKKSDKKPKLVTRNDLN encoded by the coding sequence GTGATTAAATCAAAACTATTGGTTAACTCTACACCACAAGAAGTTAGAGTTGGAGTTGTTGAAAACAATAAACTGGCTGAAGTTTATATTGAACGGATGAATCAGCAAGGTGTTGTTGGCAATATATACAAAGGTAAAGTAACACGCGTGCTCCCTGGAATGCAGGCTGCTTTTGTTGATATTGGTCTTGAACGTGCAGCTTTTTTATATGTTAGTGATATTCTTAATGAACTGGGAGATGCTTTTGATGCCAGAGAGATTCAGGAAGCCCGTCGTAAACATAAAAATGATAAAAAGATTGAACATGTCTTAACTCAAGGACAAGACGTTATGGTACAAGTGGCCAAAGATCCCATCAGTACTAAAGGAGCACGCTTGACCTCTCACGTGTCCTTACCTGGAAGAAATTTGGTTTACATGCCAACGGTTAATCATGTTGGTGTATCACGTAAAATTGACCATGAAAAAGAACGTAAACGTTTGCGCTCTGTGATTGAAGAAACCCAAACCCTTGAAGGTGGCTTTATTATTAGAACTGCCGCTTCCGGTCAATCTGATGAAAGCATTGCTAGCGATGTTGAGTATCTAGAAAAACAATGGAAAACTATTTTAAGAAAAAATAAGCAAGCGAAGTCCCCTGCCCTCATCCATGAAGACCTTGACCTTGTTGAACGCTTGGTCAGAGACTTTTTTACTCAAGATGTAGAAGAAATTATTGTTGATAATAAAACAGATTATAAAAAAATTATTGATTTCATGGGGCCAAGTCTTAAAGATCGTGGACAAGATGTTGTTCACTTGTACAAAGACTCAAAACCCTTATTTGAACATTATAAATTAGAAGAACCCCTCAATAAGGCCTTGGGTAAAAAAGTGTGGCTTAAATCAGGAGGTTATTTAATTATTGAACAAACTGAAGCTTTAATTTCTGTTGACGTCAACACAGGAAGATTTGTTGGCTCTAAAAGTTTAGAAGAAACCGTACTTCAAACCAATTTAGAAGCCGTTGATGAAATTGTTTCTCAATTGCGTTTGCGTAACTTGGGTGGCTTAATTATCCTAGATATTATTGATATGGATCGACGATCCAACCGAGAAAAGGTTTATAAAAGGCTGGAGGATAACTTAGCTGACGATAAAGCCAAAACCAATGTTTTACAGATTTCAGAATTAGGTTTGGTTGAGATGACACGTAAAAGAACACGTGAAAGCTTGGTTCGCAGCTTGTGTGAGCCATGCAGTAACTGTAATGGCAACGGCTATCATAAATCGCCAACAACCATTGCCTATGAACTTTTAAGAAAACTTGAACATGTTATTGTTGAGCGCAATAGCTATGAAAACGTTGAACTTTGTGTGCACCCTAGCATTGGCAATATTTTAAAACATGAGCAATATTCATTTATTCAACATATTGAAAATAAAACCGGTAGAAAAATTGTTATTAAAGAGCAAAACAATGTGCATATTGAAACCTATACAATCAACTTTACTGGCCATGGTATAAAATCTTCAACTTCTTCAAAAAGAGATAAAACTTCTGAGGCTCAATCTGATGCATCAAGCCCAAAAACAACAATCATTGTTAATGAAAAACAAGAAAACTCTAGTCAAACAAAAGAAGAAATAAAAAAACCGGCTAAAAAAGCAAAGTTAGCGCAAAAAGCTTCTACTGATTCAGCCAAAACTTCAAAAGAAAAAAGTAAACCTAAAAAAAGTTCTTCTGAGAAGACACGTGCGGAGAAAATTAGCCCTGAAAGCTCTGATCAAAGCAAAAAACAGGACTCAGAGACAAATACAGAAAAAGAAGCAAAGCCTCAAACAAAAAAAAGTGATAAAAAACCAAAATTGGTCACACGCAATGATCTAAATTAA
- a CDS encoding alpha/beta fold hydrolase, with protein MLAHPHPLHGGSLNNKVIDQLFKKYSGKAAIRFNFRGVGKSTGEYDQGYGEMDDLQAIIKFSQEKFDCQHENILLCGYSFGSWVAWQLASQEHWPLKALHLIAPPALKYPFNSVIPKAKNIYIWSAEQDELIDHQNTLDWVEQLQNTAEKTVHHSIIKAADHYFIGKTVDLINKVLAVLNTQDQ; from the coding sequence GTGCTTGCCCATCCTCACCCCTTGCATGGGGGTAGTTTAAATAATAAAGTTATTGATCAACTGTTTAAAAAGTATTCAGGAAAAGCTGCCATACGTTTTAACTTTAGAGGTGTTGGTAAAAGTACAGGGGAATACGATCAAGGTTATGGTGAAATGGATGATTTACAAGCCATCATTAAGTTTTCTCAAGAGAAATTTGATTGTCAGCATGAAAACATTCTTCTTTGCGGCTACTCTTTTGGTTCATGGGTTGCTTGGCAGTTGGCCAGCCAAGAACACTGGCCTTTAAAAGCTTTACACTTAATTGCACCACCGGCATTAAAGTACCCCTTTAATTCAGTTATTCCAAAAGCTAAAAATATTTATATATGGAGCGCCGAACAGGATGAACTCATTGATCATCAAAATACATTGGACTGGGTAGAACAGTTGCAAAATACCGCTGAAAAAACAGTACACCATTCGATTATTAAAGCTGCAGACCATTACTTTATTGGAAAAACAGTTGATCTTATAAACAAAGTTTTGGCCGTACTGAATACTCAAGACCAGTGA
- the rsmI gene encoding 16S rRNA (cytidine(1402)-2'-O)-methyltransferase has translation MNEKSLNNAGTLFIVPTPIGNLNDMSPRSIKTLNEVSLIASEDTRKTGILLSKLAIKKKQIRADEFKIIEASKIILDCLNAGEDVAFVTDAGTPGISDPGNRLVAVCRHHNLKIIPLPGPSAVSTALSVCGLKGETFLFLGFLAKKGKHRSQALDYFAHFPDPIVFFESAKRIEKTLAVIADLCPQKHVFMAREMSKTYEEYQMGTAHDLLKKIQSRPGNLKGELTLILGALAI, from the coding sequence ATGAATGAAAAATCTTTAAATAATGCCGGGACACTTTTTATTGTCCCTACTCCCATTGGCAACCTCAATGATATGAGTCCAAGAAGTATTAAAACTTTAAACGAGGTAAGCCTTATTGCAAGTGAAGACACGCGTAAAACTGGGATATTACTGAGTAAGCTGGCTATTAAAAAAAAACAAATCCGGGCAGATGAATTTAAAATCATTGAGGCCTCTAAAATCATTTTGGACTGTTTGAATGCTGGGGAAGACGTTGCCTTTGTAACCGATGCTGGAACACCCGGTATCAGTGACCCCGGCAATAGACTGGTTGCCGTCTGTAGACACCATAACCTTAAAATTATTCCTTTACCTGGCCCAAGTGCTGTCAGTACAGCTTTATCTGTTTGTGGTCTTAAAGGTGAGACTTTTTTATTTTTAGGTTTTTTAGCAAAAAAAGGGAAACACCGCAGTCAGGCCTTAGATTACTTTGCTCACTTCCCCGATCCCATTGTTTTTTTTGAAAGTGCCAAAAGAATTGAAAAAACACTGGCTGTTATTGCTGATCTTTGTCCACAGAAACACGTTTTTATGGCCAGAGAAATGAGTAAAACTTATGAAGAATACCAAATGGGTACAGCCCATGACCTACTTAAAAAAATTCAAAGTCGACCGGGTAATCTAAAAGGCGAACTAACGTTAATTCTTGGCGCATTGGCAATATAA
- a CDS encoding glycine C-acetyltransferase produces MTFNQKISNHIASLKEKGEYKRMQTLLSAQDAQVEMQGQGEVMVFSSNNYLGLANEDSVKQAMKDSIDVYGAGTASVRFICGTLAIHEELEQVTAELVGTEAATTYASCWNANEAVFQTLFGEGDILISDALNHASIIDGMRLAKKVDKKVYQHSDMDHLESILKESSSYENRVIITDGVFSMEGDIAKLPELVALAKKYNAMIIMDDSHSTGVLGKTGRGTAEHFDLIGEIDIITGTYGKALGGAAGGFIAGKKDIVDYCVQQSRPQLFSNALPPAVAAGALESIQILLREPDRVERLRSNAEYFRLNIKEKGLKPLDGDTPIVPIIVGETSLAIKMSERLLEEGLFVTGFGFPVVPKGEARLRIQISAAHNKELMDNAINKIAKVYAELN; encoded by the coding sequence ATGACATTTAATCAAAAAATTTCTAATCATATTGCATCACTAAAAGAAAAAGGTGAATATAAACGTATGCAAACCTTACTGTCTGCTCAAGATGCTCAAGTTGAAATGCAAGGGCAAGGTGAGGTCATGGTTTTTTCTTCAAATAACTATTTGGGTTTAGCCAATGAAGATTCTGTTAAGCAAGCCATGAAAGATAGTATTGACGTATATGGTGCCGGAACAGCATCTGTTCGGTTTATTTGCGGTACTTTGGCAATTCATGAAGAACTTGAGCAAGTTACGGCTGAATTGGTTGGAACAGAAGCCGCAACCACTTATGCGTCTTGTTGGAATGCCAATGAAGCCGTCTTTCAAACTTTGTTTGGTGAAGGAGATATTTTAATTTCAGACGCTTTGAATCATGCTTCTATTATTGATGGTATGCGTTTGGCTAAAAAAGTCGATAAAAAAGTTTATCAACACAGTGATATGGATCATCTAGAAAGTATACTAAAAGAATCTTCTTCTTATGAAAACAGAGTTATTATCACTGATGGTGTGTTTTCTATGGAAGGTGATATTGCAAAGCTACCTGAGTTGGTTGCTTTAGCTAAAAAATACAATGCAATGATTATTATGGATGATTCGCACTCAACCGGGGTTTTAGGTAAAACGGGTAGGGGAACAGCCGAGCATTTTGACTTAATAGGAGAGATTGACATTATTACTGGCACCTATGGTAAAGCTTTAGGTGGAGCTGCTGGAGGGTTTATCGCGGGTAAAAAAGATATTGTTGATTATTGTGTGCAACAGTCACGACCGCAATTGTTCTCTAATGCTTTGCCGCCGGCAGTGGCGGCCGGTGCCTTGGAGTCCATTCAAATTCTTCTCAGAGAACCTGATCGGGTTGAAAGACTGCGCAGCAATGCTGAATACTTTAGACTAAATATTAAAGAAAAAGGTTTAAAGCCTTTGGATGGGGATACACCCATTGTTCCCATTATTGTAGGTGAAACATCTTTGGCAATTAAAATGAGTGAGCGTTTATTGGAAGAAGGTTTGTTTGTCACGGGCTTTGGTTTTCCAGTTGTGCCCAAAGGTGAAGCGCGCTTAAGAATTCAAATTTCTGCTGCGCATAACAAAGAGCTCATGGATAATGCAATCAATAAAATTGCTAAAGTTTATGCCGAGTTGAATTAA
- a CDS encoding CPBP family intramembrane metalloprotease, with product MYLNSILIALLVYAGLFNAWVLPTESMGRSSLLSIVLSPQVYLFLASVLIIYYIKPLKNKIKRYFTESILKNMSLGLVYALITPILSFIGLSVYSLISYKKTGQWFIPWQGQSLCPYTTIDLVFLWLLAPLSEEIFFRGLLFPALKEKYSLHWAVFFSALLFMSTHGSYHLGSLVLGIAMAYATHFHKSLWPAIVYHSIANAYVPFLCWFFPNALNYFNQFTSLFFHN from the coding sequence ATGTATCTCAATTCTATTTTAATTGCTTTACTTGTTTATGCGGGTCTGTTCAACGCTTGGGTACTGCCAACAGAAAGCATGGGCAGAAGTTCTTTGCTCAGTATCGTACTATCACCACAAGTATACTTGTTTTTGGCCTCAGTGTTGATTATCTATTACATCAAGCCTTTAAAAAATAAAATCAAACGCTACTTTACGGAATCTATTTTAAAAAACATGTCCTTAGGTCTAGTCTATGCCTTAATTACTCCTATACTTAGCTTTATTGGTTTAAGCGTGTACAGCCTAATTAGCTACAAAAAAACCGGTCAATGGTTTATTCCATGGCAAGGACAAAGCCTATGCCCTTACACCACAATTGATTTGGTATTTTTATGGTTACTTGCTCCTTTAAGTGAAGAAATATTTTTTAGAGGTTTATTGTTTCCGGCGTTAAAAGAAAAATATTCCCTGCATTGGGCTGTTTTTTTTAGTGCTTTATTATTCATGAGCACCCATGGTTCTTATCACTTGGGTTCTCTGGTCTTAGGCATTGCTATGGCCTATGCCACACATTTTCATAAAAGCCTTTGGCCAGCTATTGTTTATCATAGTATTGCCAATGCCTATGTTCCATTCTTATGTTGGTTTTTCCCCAATGCATTAAACTACTTCAATCAATTCACCTCACTATTCTTTCACAATTAG
- a CDS encoding transglycosylase SLT domain-containing protein gives MLSLGSVYANPYYETNLNLQCSQDFPCPESIKDRVTFWVAVFSRYGADQVIFHDAKVPHRVFSTLNTTVGCIRKNNRDYQVIEQERSRVENALKSLYQALIKKQALSPEQTILYDNFKDSPYSDILESAKRVRCQNGNKTRFEKGLRVYNQYKNNIEKILQEHNVSQDIQYLPFVESAYNPKAYSRVGAAGLWQIMPATARRLGLKVNASIDERFDPILATIGAAKYLKNSQYILDNYLNNLGLTSNNQLGPYIITSYNYGVGGAKKMLRNVGLDYGKVLEAYKSRRSGVAVQNFYSSFLAARYVAINREKYFPHIKTNYDGMPLIKNKFQLKEVRSAEHITQFFNITLDEFKQLNPVLTHRVIKGRRNIPKDTSIYLPSSINITPALLEDYWRQPFVNKLLLEQKYKVVAGDTACGIAREFNINCKELIDENALGRRGLIRVGQILTIPSRLKPSAPAATAIVQETKIESSAPKIEPSQKKIKDLIKKETVIAKTDFIGPPLPPKLALKKEQGPSDASIEETLHAEGIGESLFIKQEKQNNTVRYSIHVESEETLGHYAEWLNLDNTAKIRQLNKMRNSNIIIDEKIYLPINEQNASTLIKTFENMRIDFHQSLHDRFHEHYSISKLQHYTVQSGDSLSLISQKFKIPTWLIRRFNPEIKHLGLQRGESLKIPLLKEKEAQD, from the coding sequence GTGTTGAGTCTTGGAAGTGTTTACGCAAACCCATACTATGAAACCAACTTAAACTTACAGTGCAGCCAAGATTTTCCTTGCCCTGAAAGTATTAAAGATAGGGTTACATTTTGGGTTGCTGTATTTTCAAGATACGGTGCTGATCAAGTTATTTTCCATGATGCCAAAGTACCGCATAGGGTTTTTTCAACGCTCAACACCACTGTTGGTTGTATCAGAAAAAACAATCGAGATTATCAAGTGATTGAACAAGAACGCTCAAGGGTTGAAAACGCTTTAAAGTCGCTTTATCAAGCACTCATTAAAAAGCAAGCCTTAAGCCCAGAGCAAACAATCCTTTATGATAATTTTAAAGACAGCCCTTATTCTGACATATTGGAATCTGCCAAAAGAGTCCGTTGCCAAAATGGTAATAAAACCCGTTTTGAGAAAGGTCTGAGAGTTTATAATCAATATAAAAATAATATTGAAAAAATTTTACAAGAACATAATGTTTCTCAAGATATTCAATACTTGCCATTTGTGGAATCCGCTTACAACCCTAAAGCCTACTCTCGTGTTGGTGCGGCTGGACTGTGGCAAATTATGCCAGCTACAGCAAGACGTCTTGGCTTAAAAGTCAATGCATCGATTGATGAACGATTTGACCCAATTCTAGCCACCATAGGAGCTGCAAAATATTTAAAAAATTCGCAATATATTTTAGATAACTATTTAAACAACTTGGGACTAACATCCAACAACCAGCTTGGACCTTACATTATTACCTCTTACAATTATGGTGTGGGTGGCGCAAAAAAAATGTTGCGTAATGTTGGATTGGATTATGGCAAAGTCTTAGAAGCTTACAAAAGTAGACGATCAGGTGTGGCTGTTCAAAATTTTTACAGCTCTTTTCTTGCTGCCCGTTATGTTGCCATTAATCGTGAAAAGTACTTTCCCCATATCAAAACCAATTATGATGGTATGCCATTGATAAAGAATAAATTTCAATTGAAGGAAGTCCGTTCAGCTGAACATATCACACAGTTTTTTAATATTACTCTAGATGAATTTAAACAACTTAACCCTGTCTTAACCCATAGAGTGATTAAAGGTAGAAGGAATATTCCAAAGGACACATCGATTTATTTACCGTCAAGTATCAATATCACACCGGCCTTATTGGAAGATTACTGGCGACAACCCTTTGTCAATAAACTCCTCTTAGAGCAAAAGTATAAAGTAGTTGCCGGCGATACCGCTTGTGGCATAGCTAGAGAATTCAATATCAATTGTAAAGAACTTATTGATGAGAACGCTCTGGGACGTCGTGGTTTAATAAGAGTTGGACAGATCTTAACCATTCCAAGTCGACTAAAACCTTCTGCTCCTGCAGCAACCGCTATTGTTCAAGAAACAAAAATAGAAAGTTCAGCACCAAAAATTGAGCCTTCTCAAAAGAAGATCAAAGATCTTATTAAAAAAGAAACTGTGATTGCAAAAACAGATTTTATTGGCCCCCCCCTACCGCCAAAATTAGCATTAAAAAAAGAGCAAGGCCCTTCAGATGCGTCTATTGAAGAAACCCTTCACGCTGAAGGTATTGGTGAAAGTCTATTTATAAAACAAGAAAAACAAAATAACACTGTGCGTTACTCAATTCATGTTGAATCAGAAGAAACCTTGGGTCACTATGCTGAATGGTTAAATCTCGATAACACTGCAAAAATTCGTCAGCTCAATAAAATGAGGAATAGCAATATTATTATTGATGAAAAAATTTATCTTCCCATAAATGAACAAAATGCTTCAACACTCATCAAAACATTTGAAAATATGCGCATTGACTTTCATCAAAGTTTACATGATCGATTTCATGAACATTATTCAATATCAAAACTGCAGCATTACACTGTTCAAAGCGGAGATAGTTTAAGCTTAATCAGTCAAAAGTTTAAAATACCCACTTGGCTCATTAGGCGATTTAATCCAGAAATTAAACATCTTGGTCTACAACGGGGTGAGAGTTTAAAAATTCCTCTATTGAAAGAAAAAGAAGCTCAGGATTAA